The Ciona intestinalis chromosome 11, KH, whole genome shotgun sequence genome has a segment encoding these proteins:
- the LOC100177770 gene encoding uncharacterized protein LOC100177770, producing the protein MVRQRPQRYEQTACDWQNLSRAWNKIQPCSNIDSSGSVSQKTVPMGKGTVWDRRQKIMDDLRRKSKPATIADQCRLRKLPGFAGFVPREPVESRFDPSRSEIFRSSASRVYRAFPHDVMNDPRTMTNHRKAPLSRMITLVYPSNPFKITPSTMHTSINPVYN; encoded by the exons ATG GTTCGCCAACGACCGCAGAGGTATGAACAGACGGCCTGTGATTGGCAGAATTTGTCACGTGCTTGGAACAAAATACAGCCTTGCTCAAACATTGATTCAAGTGGTTCAGTATCGCAGAAAACG GTCCCTATGGGCAAAGGCACCGTTTGGGACAGACGGCAGAAGATTATGGACGATTTGCGACGAAAGTCAAAACCTGCAACGATTGCTGATCA ATGTCGCCTTCGCAAACTTCCAGGATTTGCAGGTTTTGTACCACGTGAGCCGGTTGAAAGCCGATTCGATCCGAGTCGTTCCGAAATATTCCGAAGTTCAGCTAGCCGTGTATACAG GGCATTTCCCCATGACGTCATGAACGACCCAAGAACAATGACCAATCACCGTAAAGCTCCCTTGTCACGCATGATTACACTCGTGTATCCTAGCAACCCATTCAAAATCACTCCCAGCACCATGCACACGTCAATTAACCCAGTTTACAATTAA
- the LOC100175449 gene encoding uncharacterized protein LOC100175449: protein MFKYLEIFLRYLSIYTGHHCLSLFITVGMTNDTPPSSTQYMKSIPEHIPHKPAAGFYRETIKCYSPQMVSYPPHPAPYTAVVPPQVYVHTYPSAHIRNSMHYYSPQHAVYINTTPYNGSMVTVRGMAHPNNTSSHYQPRSENLSNGCEETRLKCDSKSERFLNTTSRESRYDSADSGIGESTSSVTSSWDCDDTSSNSSNENGRNLTQECENEDSEHYWTISDDDQYWGIVGQQVPGYYVTNAIAKQIEYYLSDAYLMKDKYLLRQIRCKKDGYVSIKLITSFKKVKKLTRDWAVVRSAIVRLSTTVVVSSEGLRIRRRANLSENLRKPRQLTSVLAIRLPSEYNSVEKVTSLFALFGEIGFVRLLRSDKEVPCDLKNYATQVYDIGKSLCAVVDFDQSEDALASVRILKHLLQNKDDYDVIKEQENINEDQLEKYKQGIKDLSSLAGTRVALLGPRVKRTLYRQDRTQDVTNFPDDSEVPCPVKDNTELKVDYDTTNKVDVTSKNSRGPRLCGRRITGTSLRHNSCSVTRQPRGPDHASPGFTTIVTRI, encoded by the exons atgtttaaatacttGGAAATATTTCTCAGATACCTCAGCATATATACAGGTCATCActgtttaagtttatttatcaCTGTCGGTATGACAAATGACACACCCCCCTCCAGTACTCAATACATGAAGTCGATACCGGAACACATACCCCACAAACCTGCAGCTGGTTTCTACAGAGAAACAATTAAG TGTTATTCCCCACAAATGGTGTCATACCCACCCCACCCAGCTCCATATACAGCAGTTGTTCCACCACAAGTTTACGTTCACACTTATCCTTCAG CTCATATTCGAAACTCCATGCATTACTATTCCCCACAACATGCTGTGTATATTAACACAACACCATATAATGGTAGCATGGTAACTGTACGTGGCATGGCACACCCAAATAACACTTCATCTCATTACCAACCAAGAAGTGAAAACTTATCTAACGGTTGCGAAGAAACTCGTTTGAAATGc gaTTCAAAAAGTGAACGATTCCTAAACACTACCAGCCGCGAATCGAGGTACGACAGCGCCGACAGTGGAATCGGCGAATCCACatcttctgtgacgtcatcatgggATTGTGACGACACAAGTTCTAATTCTTCCAATGAAAATGGAAGAAACTTAACTCAAGAGTgcgaaaat GAGGATAGTGAACATTATTGGACAATTAGTGACGACGACCAATATTGGGGCATTGTTGGTCAACAAGTGCCcggttattacgtcacaaacgccATTGCGAAACAAATCGAATATTATTTGTCGGATGCTTATCTCATGAAAGACAAATATTTGTTACGTCAGATCCGGTGCAAAAAAGATGGTTACGTCAGTATCAAGCTTATTACGTCATTTAAAAAG gttaaaaaattgACACGTGATTGGGCCGTCGTACGTAGCGCCATCGTGCGACTTTCTACAACGGTCGTTGTGAGTTCGGAAGGACTTCGGATCCGAAGGCGCGCGAATCTTTCCGAAAATCTCCGGAAACCTCGACAACTGACAAGCGTTCTG GCAATTCGATTACCTTCTGAATACAATTCCGTGGagaaagtgacgtcattattcgCATTGTTTGGTGAGATTGGGTTTGTGAGATTGTTAAGAAGCGATAAAGAGGTTCCTTGTGATCTAAAAAATTATGCTACACAGGTTTATGATATTG GCAAATCCTTGTGCGCTGTGGTAGATTTCGACCAATCAGAAGACGCGTTGGCATCGGTTCGAATTCTGAAACACCTTCTGCAAAACAAGgacgattatgacgtcataaaggaACAAGAGAATATAAACGAAGATCaacttgaaaaatataaacaaggaataaaag ATCTGTCTTCACTTGCCGGTACGAGGGTGGCACTTCTTGGTCCCCGAGTAAAAAGGACTCTCTACCGCCAAGACCGGACACAAGACGTCACGAACTTTCCCGACGATAGTGAAGTCCCTTGTCCAGTGAAAGATAATACAGAACTGAAGGTTGATTATGACACAACAAACAAAGTCGACGTCACATCGAAAAATTCGCGAGGACCGCGACTTTGTGGGAGGAGAATAACAGGGAcatcgttacgtcataatagttgTAGTGTAACGCGACAACCGAGAGGGCCCGACCATGCATCGCCAGGATTTACTACGATTGTGACGagaatttaa